The Bombus terrestris chromosome 4, iyBomTerr1.2, whole genome shotgun sequence genome has a window encoding:
- the LOC100647948 gene encoding dystonin isoform X20 has translation MSTQAYYKERLGFDPADTVAEHHREQRSQHGYEESLSKFKGQNENGFSWMMEGRENWRVEGATEHRSGSTQAFWGCWAMFIEAHDERDAIQKKTFTKWVNKHLKKHWKYVKTYTCLHVCVLVNNQPCCSPTASRHVGDLFEDLRDGHNLISLLEVLSGEHLPRERGRMRFHMLQNVQMALDFLRYKKIKLVNIRAEDIVDGNPKLTLGLIWTIILHFQSWRRKISDIVVGQESNVTAREALLRWARRSTARYPGVRVTDFTGSWRDGLAFSALIHRNRPDLVDWKGARASQPRERLDRVFYVAEREYGVTRLLDPEDVDTPEPDEKSLITYISSLYDVFPEPPTIHPLYDAEDQRRSEEYRELASSLHMWIREKMCLMQERVFPPTLIEMKNLAAGSTKFKNEEVPPRYRDKQRLSYIFRDLQKYFEAVGEVDIEPHLRIEVIEENWNRLMMLHQEREQAIIDEIKRLERLQRLAEKVHREMKATDNRLEELERRVEDEARRLDRLHPLEAKHAVDLLEQDIRNTEVQIQNIFPDVHTLTEGRYSQAAELRKRVQKLHQRWVALRSLLHKRLVQPLSAVSFPVEERVVTKHRTTVHETRLVDTNPHFRALHDCIDWCKAKIKQLQDADYGSDLPSVQNELEVHQREHKNIEQFHPKVERCVQAKSHFHAEELTLYSQHLTVLQKLHTELLAASNKRLSDLDTLHDFIQSATNELVWLSSKEETEVTRDWSDKNLNVQSIEQYYERTFGSGIESLMSDLEKREIQFSAVQDRGEALVLQHHPAAKTIEAYMSAMQSQWTWLLQLTLCLEVHLKHAAQSQQFFRDVQQAEQWISKRDESLNTIYSQSEFSLDEGERLLKGMQELREELNSYGDHVQKLVDQAKDVVPMKQRRQPVARPMQVTCVCSYKQVNMSIEKGEQCTLYDNSGRIKWRVKNQEGVESPVPGVCFALQPPDKDALDAAERLRRQYDRSVGLWQRKQLRLRQNMIFATIKVVKGWDLPQFLAMGQDQRTAIRKALNEDADKLLSEGDPADPQLRRLKRETAEVNKLFDELEKRARAEEESKNAGRIFNEQISAIQEALDEAERVLNTRIAAPLPRDIDSLEHLVLQHKDFEQTLKRQTSDLDKVQQTFRGITLKTPAMRNKLDAVTTKWTNIWNSSNLYIERLKCVEIVLSSLEENTTSVSELEVKLASFDELPPDLKGLQNVLEDLMVLQNAISQQQTAMDKLNEDTQNARHVVEKSRPSHRGSHSDMDRLDDEVNKLNSRWTNLCAQLVERVRSAEAAYGLAQQLEHAYRNEVDFIDESYEKLEVENAKNLLNKVVERAPAIEAVNVTGSRLIREGKIYGQRLRAFTEQLEDICPSLDASVKKPRREFVSTVDDVARDLDTLNKRYTTLVDLLQERVTQLAAQQTEETSQQFQEALEGLQKWLTDTEEMVSNQKSPSSDYNVVKAQLQEQKFLKKMLMDQQNSMSSSYNMGQEVAAEAEPKEQKKIEKQLKDLMARFDNLTESAAKRMEALEQAMGVAKQFQDKLIPLQTWLDKTEKRVRDMELVPTDEEKIQQRVTEHDGLHEDILSKKPEFSELTEVASQLMSLVGEDEAAALADKLQDAADRYAALVERSESLGNLLQRSRQGLRHLVLSYQELQAWMEGMEIRLSKYRVLAVHTEKLLQQMEDLADLTEEVSTRQTEVDSTTDTGLELMKHISSDEALQLKDKLDSLQRRFNDLVSRGSDLLKHAQESLPLVQQFHDNHNRLMDWMQAAESALQSAEPREDEIIRLEMEISEYRPVLDKINAVGPQLSQLSPGEGAATIEALVIRDNRRFAAIAEQIQRKAERLQLSKQRSLEVIGDIDDLLEWFHEVDNQLREAEPPSSEPEIIRVQLKEHKALNDDISSQKGRVRDVISTAKKVIRENGQYEDKSTIRENMEDLRETMEIVSGLSMDRLGALEQALPLAEHLRDTHIDLVSWLEEAEQQVAMLPMPALRPDLIAAQQDKNEFLVQSINEHKPLVEKLNKTGEALLKLCNEEEGIKIQDILEADTTRYAALRAELRGRQQTLEQALQESSQFSDKLEGMLRALSSTADQVNGAEPISAHPGRLRDQMEENSALVDELAQRSEAYAAVRRAADDVISKAGNRADPAVKDIKRKLDKLNKLWSDVQKSTTDRGQTLDEALAIAEKFWSELNGVMSTLRELQDALAGQAPPAAQPAAIQQQQVALQEIRHEIDQTKPDVEQVRASGHELMGLCGEPDKPDVRKHIEDLDQAWDNVTALYARREENLIDAMEKAMEFHETLQNLLEFLQEAEDKFSSMGLLGSDIDEVKKQIKQLANFKAEVDPHMVKVEALNRSLIRQAAELTERTSSEQAAAIKEPLGAVNRRWDGLLRGLVERQRLLENALLRLGQFQHALDELLVWIEKTDDTLDNLKAVAGDPQVIEVELAKLKVLVNDIQAHQTSVDTLNDAGRQLIEDGKGTAEASTTAEKLGTLNRRWRDLLQRAADRQRELEDALREAQTFTAEIQDLLSWLGDVDNTIVASKPVGGLPETASEQLERFMEVYNELEQNRLKVESVLQQGQAYLKRADSTSAGGLNHNLRTLKQRWDNVTARASDKKIKLEIALKEATEFHDALQSFVDWLTNAEKILTNLKPVSRVMETILGQIEEHKAFQKDVGVHRETMLNLDKKGTHLKYFSQKQDVILIKNLLISVQHRWERVVSKSAERTRALDHGYKEAREFHDAWSNIMNWLDETEKTLDEVAGDGALGGNDPEKIKARLNKHRELQKALSAKQGTYDATMKNGKSLKDKAPKSDEFALKELLNELKNKWTTVCGKCVDRQRKLEEALLFSGQFKDAIQALLEWLSKSEKQLADTGPLYGDLDTVMNLVEQHKTFEKDLESRVSQMESVIKTGRELLAKATPDDASAIGSQLAEINNLWDTVTKLSSDKTERLQEALREAERLHKAVHVLLEWLSDAEMKLRFAGQLPEDEQESRNQLMEHEKFLRELSTKEIEKDQTLELAHVILAKAHPDGALVIKHWITIIQSRWEEVSTWAQQRNQRLENHMRGLQDLDNLLEELLSWLEGLENTLNALEAEPLPDDKATLEMLIVDHREFMENTSRRQNEVDRVCKARQIKSAKDTMKITKAKSPAPTRASPGRERTPDLLPHIGPRFPPKGSKGAEPEFRSPRVKLLWDRWRHVWMLAWERQRRLQDKYNYIQELDRVANFSWEDWRKRFLKFMNHKKSRLTDLFRKMDKNNDGLIPREDFIQGIMNTKFETSRLEMGAVADLFDRHGEGLIDWKEFIAALRPDWEERRTYNDTDKIHDEVKRLVMLCTCRQKFRVFQVGEGKYRFGDSQKLRLVRILRSTVMVRVGGGWVALDEFLLKNDPCRVFLMPIPDPNKPEQHEGWCPLAKGRTNIELREQFILADGVSQTMTAFRSKPSPTSTLQRTPISSANAGPITKVRERSARSVPMGQSRASRSSLSAGTPDSLSDNESSFKLGSARKTSTPYRSSMTPGGSRPSSRPTSRPTSRPTSRPGSRPASRQGSKPPSRYGSTQSLDSTDDSTNVSRIPRRTAVSTTGNTPTSSRHNSVSGKRLSVNGSSSRPRTPTGLVSPASGVPARFGTIHRASSIPTLTGVGTPIRTRTPSSGSSTPLPPSLKLSRKPSGASDTSVSTTPATKRKGKPTPIDQRAPFRL, from the exons CATGTGGATCCGCGAAAAAATGTGCCTGATGCAGGAACGTGTCTTCCCGCCGACCttgatagaaatgaaaaatttggcaGCCGGCAGTACGAAATTCAAGAATGAGGAAGTACCGCCCAGATACAGAGACAAACAACGACTTTCTTACATCTTCAGGGATTTGCAAAAGTACTTCGAAGCGGTCGGTGAGGTGGACATCGAACCTCACTTACGTATCGAGGTTATTGAAGAAAATTGGAATAGATTGATGATGCTGCATCAGGAAAGAGAACAGGCGATAATCGACGAAATTAAACG ACTCGAACGACTGCAACGATTAGCAGAGAAAGTGCACAGAGAGATGAAGGCGACCGACAATCGATTGGAGGAACTCGAGAGACGAGTGGAGGACGAAGCCAGGCGTCTCGATCGACTTCATCCTCTGGAAGCGAAACATGCGGTGGATCTTTTGGAACAGGATATTCGTAACACCGAGGTCCAGAtccaaaatatttttccagacgTGCATACACTTACCGAGGGGCGATACAGTCAGGCGGCCGAACTTCGCAAAAG AGTTCAGAAGCTACATCAACGGTGGGTCGCCCTGCGATCTCTTCTTCATAAACGTTTGGTACAGCCGCTGTCGGCCGTATCTTTCCCGGTAGAAGAACGCGTCGTTACGAAACACCGTACTACCGTCCATGAAACCCGATTGGTCGACACCAATCCACATTTCCGTGCGTTACACGACTGCATCGACTGGTGTAAGGCGAAGATCAAACAGCTCCAGGATGCAGACTATGGCTCCGATTTACCTAGCGTGCAGAACGAACTGGAGGTTCACCAAAGAGAACACAAGAATATCGAGCAGTTTCATCCTAAAGTGGAGAGATGTGTGCAGGCTAAGAGCCACTTTCACGCCGAGGAATTGACATTGTACAGCCAACATCTGACTGTTCTTCAAAAACTTCACACTGAATTATTGGCGGCCTCGAATAAGAGACTTTCCGATTTGGACACTCTACATGACTTTATACAATCGGCGACTAATGAACTGGTTTGGCTGAGTTCTAAGGAGGAGACGGAGGTGACACGCGATTGGAGTGACAAGAATTTGAACGTGCAAAGTATCGAGCAGTATTACGAG CGTACGTTTGGATCTGGTATAGAG TCCCTTATGAGCGACCTAGAGAAGCGGGAGATTCAATTCTCCGCGGTGCAAGATCGAGGCGAAGCTCTGGTCCTTCAACATCATCCCGCCGCGAAAACAATCGAAGCTTACATGTCCGCCATGCAGAGTCAATGGACCTGGCTTCTTCAATTAACTCTTTGTCTAGAAGTTCATCTGAAACACGCAGCACAGAGTCAACAATTTTTCCGGGATGTTCAACAGGCTGAACAGTGGATCTCGAAGAGAGATGAGTCGCTCAACACCATTTATTCCCAATCAGAATTCTCCTTGGACGAGGGTGAACGTTTATTGAAGGGTATGCAAGAGCTGCGCGAAGAATTGAATAGTTACGGCGATCATGTGCAGAAACTGGTTGATCAAGCGAAGGACGTGGTTCCTATGAAGCAACGTCGACAGCCTGTGGCACGGCCTATGCAAGTTACGTGCGTCTGCAGTTACAAACAAGTCAAT ATGTCGATTGAGAAGGGCGAACAGTGTACGTTATACGACAACTCTGGTAGGATAAAATGGCGCGTAAAGAATCAAGAAGGCGTCGAGTCCCCTGTTCCAGGCGTCTGCTTTGCTCTTCAGCCACCTGATAAGGATGCTCTCGATGCTGCGGAAAGATTGCGACGACAATATGATCGAAGTGTTGGATTATGGCAACGGAAACAGCTTCGATTACGACAAAACATGATTTTCGCGACCATCAAAGTGGTCAAAGGCTGGGATCTACCGCAGTTCTTGGCTATGGGTCAGGATCAGAGAACTGCTATCAGAAAAGCCTTGAACGAGGATGCTGATAAACTGCTGTCCGAGGGCGATCCTGCTGATCCACAATTGAGGCGACTGAAGCGAGAAACGGCCGAAGTGAACAAATTGTTCGATGAACTGGAGAAACGTGCCAGAGCGGAGGAAGAGTCAAAGAACGCGGGACGTATTTTCAATGAACAGATATCTGCCATTCAAGAAGCATTAGACGAAGCAGAGAGAGTTTTGAATACTCGCATAGCTGCGCCATTACCAAGAGACATTGACAGCTTAGAACATCTGGTTCTGCAACACAAAGATTTTGAGCAAACTCTCAAACGTCAAACATCAGATCTAGATAAAGTTCAGCAAACTTTCCGTGGTATTACTTTGAAGACTCCAGCCATGAGAAACAAGCTCGACGCTGTTACCACCAAATGGACAAATATTTGGAACTCGAGCAATCTGTACATCGAGCGGCTAAAGTGTGTTGAGATCGTGCTTTCTAGTCTCGAGGAGAACACAACCTCGGTATCCGAATTGGAAGTGAAATTGGCATCGTTCGACGAGCTGCCACCGGATCTGAAGGGATTACAGAATGTACTAGAAGATCTGATGGTGCTTCAAAATGCCATCTCTCAACAGCAAACTGCAATGGATAAACTGAACGAAGATACGCAGAACGCAAGACATGTTGTTGAAAAGTCGAGGCCAAGTCATCGTGGCTCTCATTCTGATATGGATCGCTTAGACGACGAAGTGAACAAACTAAACTCCAGATGGACCAATCTCTGTGCTCAGTTGGTCGAAAGAGTTCGCAGCGCGGAAGCAGCTTATGGCCTAGCTCAACAGTTAGAACATGCCTATCGTAACGAGGTTGACTTTATTGACGAATCGTACGAAAAACTCGAGGTGGAGAATGCGAAG AATCTATTGAACAAGGTGGTAGAACGAGCGCCGGCGATCGAAGCAGTAAATGTGACGGGCAGTCGATTGATTCGTGAAGGAAAG ATCTACGGACAAAGGCTTCGAGCGTTCACGGAACAGCTGGAAGATATCTGCCCGTCTTTGGATGCTTCGGTGAAAAAACCGCGACGAGAGTTCGTCTCAACGGTTGATGACGTCGCTCGTGATCTAGATACTCTGAACAAGAGGTACACCACGCTGGTGGATCTTCTTCAGGAACGGGTTACACAGCTGGCAGCGCAACAAACCGAGGAGACATCTCAACAG TTCCAGGAGGCTCTGGAGGGTCTCCAGAAATGGCTAACGGACACAGAGGAAATGGTATCCAACCAGAAATCACCATCATCGGATTACAACGTAGTTAAGGCGCAATTACAAGAGCAAAAATTCCTGAAGAAGATGCTAATGGATCAGCAAAACTCAATGTCCTCCTCGTACAACATGGGCCAAGAAGTGGCGGCTGAAGCGGAGCCTAAGGAACAGAAGAAGATCGAGAAACAACTAAAAGATTTGATGGCAAGATTTGATAATCTTACGGAAAGCGCTGCTAAGAGAATGGAAGCACTTGAACAAGCGATGGGAGTAGCGAAACAGTTCCAGGATAAACTGATACCGCTTCAAACTTGGCTGGACAAGACCGAAAAACGCGTGAGAGATATGGAGTTGGTTCCAACGGACGAGGAAAAAATCCAGCAACGCGTTACCGAACACGATGGTCTTCACGAGGATATTCTGTCAAAGAAACCTGAATTCAGTGAACTTACAGAGGTTGCTAGTCAACTAATGTCTCTGGTAGGCGAAGATGAAGCCGCTGCTTTGGCTGACAAACTTCAGGACGCGGCTGATAGATACGCTGCATTGGTCGAACGATCGGAATCTCTTGGTAACTTGCTTCAACGTTCGAGACAGGGTTTACGTCATCTGGTACTCAGCTATCAAGAACTTCAGGCTTGGATGGAGGGTATGGAAATCAGATTGTCGAAATACAGAGTGCTGGCTGTGCATACGGAGAAGCTTCTTCAACAAATGGAAGACCTAGCTGACTTGACCGAAGAGGTTTCGACTCGACAGACGGAAGTAGACAGTACCACCGATACTGGATTGGAATTAATGAAACACATCTCGAGCGACGAGGCGCTTCAATTGAAAGATAAACTCGATTCTTTGCAACGGCGATTTAATGATTTGGTTAGTCGAGGTTCCGACTTGCTGAAGCACGCGCAAGAGTCTCTTCCATTGGTGCAACAATTCCATGATAATCATAATCGTTTAATGGATTGGATGCAGGCTGCGGAATCGGCTCTGCAATCAGCCGAACCTCGCGAGGATGAAATTATTAGATTAGAAATGGAAATATCGGAATATAGACCAGTTCTAGACAAGATCAACGCCGTTGGACCGCAGTTGTCTCAGTTATCTCCGGGTGAAGGGGCGGCGACTATCGAAGCTCTAGTCATCAGAGACAACAGGAGATTCGCCGCCATTGCCGAGCAGATTCAACGAAAGGCTGAGAGGCTTCAGCTGAGTAAGCAACGTTCGCTGGAAGTGATCGGCGATATCGACGATTTACTAGAATGGTTCCATGAAGTGGATAATCAATTGAGGGAAGCAGAACCACCGAGCAGCGAACCGGAAATCATCAGGGTACAATTGAAGGAGCATAAAGCCTTGAACGACGACATATCCAGTCAGAAAGGACGTGTTAGGGATGTTATATCCACGGCAAAGAAGGTGATCCGTGAAAATGGTCAATACGAGGACAAATCTACGATCAGAGAAAATATGGAGGACTTACGAGAAACCATGGAAATCGTATCCGGTCTTTCAATGGATAGACTCGGTGCTCTGGAACAAGCTTTGCCATTGGCTGAACATTTACGCGACACTCACATTGATTTAGTCAGCTGGTTAGAGGAGGCTGAACAACAAGTCGCAATGCTTCCTATGCCTGCTTTAAGACCCGATCTAATAGCCGCCCAACAGGACAAGAACGAGTTCCTCGTGCAGAGTATCAACGAACACAAACCTTTGGTCGAGAAGCTGAACAAAACTGGTGAAGCATTGTTGAAGCTGTGCAATGAAGAAGAAGGTATCAAAATACAGGACATATTGGAAGCAGACACTACTCGATATGCAGCCCTCAGAGCAGAACTTCGTGGTCGACAGCAGACTCTCGAACAAGCACTTCAGGAATCTTCTCAGTTCTCCGACAAGCTGGAAGGAATGCTGCGTGCTCTCTCATCAACCGCCGATCAAGTAAATGGCGCCGAACCGATCAGCGCTCATCCTGGTCGGTTAAGAGATCAGATGGAAGAGAATTCCGCTCTGGTCGACGAATTGGCTCAAAGATCCGAGGCCTATGCGGCTGTGAGGAGGGCCGCCGATGACGTGATCAGCAAGGCAGGTAATAGAGCTGATCCAGCCGTAAAGGACATCAAACGGAAGCTGGACAAATTGAACAAACTATGGAGCGACGTGCAAAAGTCGACGACCGACAGAGGTCAAACGTTAGACGAAGCTTTGGCGATCGCCGAGAAATTCTGGTCCGAGTTGAATGGCGTGATGTCGACTCTGCGAGAGCTTCAGGATGCTCTTGCTGGTCAGGCGCCACCAGCAGCTCAACCTGCTGCCATCCAACAGCAACAGGTTGCCTTGCAGGAGATTAGGCACGAAATCGACCAAACGAAACCAGATGTCGAGCAAGTACGAGCTTCTGGTCACGAGTTGATGGGTCTTTGCGGTGAGCCAGACAAACCAGATGTTAGAAAGCATATTGAAGATTTGGATCAAGCATGGGATAACGTGACTGCCCTATATGCCAGAAGAGAGGAAAATCTGATCGATGCTATGGAGAAGGCCATGGAGTTCCACGAGACCTTGCAAAATCTTTTGGAGTTCCTACAAGAAGCCGAGGACAAGTTCTCCAGTATGGGACTGCTAGGAAGCGACATCGACGAAGTTAAAAAACAGATCAAACAATTGGCCAATTTCAAAGCCGAAGTAGATCCTCACATGGTCAAGGTCGAAGCTCTAAACAG GAGTCTGATAAG ACAAGCTGCCGAACTGACAGAGAGAACGTCCTCGGAACAAGCTGCGGCCATCAAAGAACCGCTTGGTGCCGTTAACAGACGGTGGGACGGACTGCTTCGAGGTCTCGTGGAGAGGCAAAGACTCTTGGAGAACGCGTTACTACGTCTAGGGCAATTCCAGCACGCTCTAGACGAGTTGTTGGTATGGATCGAGAAGACGGACGACACTTTGGATAACTTGAAGGCCGTGGCCGGCGATCCTCAAGTGATCGAAGTAGAATTAGCTAAACTGAAAGTACTTGTGAATGATATTCAAGCCCATCAGACCAGCGTGGATACTCTGAACGACGCTGGAAGACAGTTAATAGAGGATGGAAAGGGAACAGCCGAAGCTTCGACGACTGCTGAGAAATTAGGCACTTTGAATCGTCGTTGGCGCGATTTGTTGCAACGTGCTGCTGATCGTCAACGAGAACTGGAAGATGCGCTTAGAGAAGCGCAAACCTTTACGGCGGAGATACAGGACCTTTTGTCTTGGCTGGGTGATGTGGACAATACCATAGTAGCTTCGAAACCTGTTGGAGGATTGCCGGAAACGGCTTCAGAACAGTTAGAACGCTTTATGGAAGTGTACAACGAATTGGAACAAAATCGTTTGAAAGTCGAATCGGTTCTTCAACAAGGACAAGCATACTTGAAGCGTGCCGATTCTACTAGTGCCGGTGGTCTGAATCACAACTTGAGGACTTTGAAACAACGATGGGATAATGTGACTGCTCGCGCAAGTGATAAAAAGATCAAGCTTGAGATCGCTCTGAAAGAGGCTACAGAGTTCCACGATGCACTCCAATCGTTTGTCGATTGGTTAACCAACGCGGAGAAGATTCTCACGAATCTGAAACCTGTGTCGAGGGTAATGGAAACTATACTCGGACAGATAGAGGAACACAAAGCGTTTCAGAAAGACGTTGGAGTTCATCGTGAGACTATGCTGAACCTCGATAAGAAGGGCACGCATTTGAAATACTTTTCACAGAAACAGGACGTGATTCTAATCAAAAACTTGTTGATAAGTGTGCAACACAGATGGGAAAGAGTAGTTTCGAAGTCTGCAGAGAGAACCAGGGCTCTTGATCACGGATACAAAGAGGCCAGAGAATTCCACGATGCTTGGTCCAATATAATGAACTGGCTCGACGAAACGGAGAAGACTTTGGACGAGGTTGCCGGTGATGGCGCCCTTGGAGGAAATGATCCAGAGAAGATCAAAGCTAGATTGAATAAGCACCGTGAATTGCAGAAAGCTCTCAGCGCCAAACAGGGTACCTATGACGCAACTATGAAGAATGGAAAATCATTAAAAGACAAAGCGCCTAAAAGCGATGAATTTGCTCTAAAAGAACTTTTGAATGAGTTGAAGAACAAGTGGACCACTGTTTGTGGTAAGTGCGTGGATAGACAGAGGAAGCTCGAGGAAGCATTGTTGTTCTCGGGACAATTCAAGGACGCTATTCAAGCGTTGCTGGAATGGCTTAGTAAGTCTGAGAAGCAGCTGGCGGACACCGGTCCACTTTATGGCGACCTTGATACTGTAATGAATTTGGTTGAACAACATAAGACCTTCGAGAAGGATCTCGAATCCAGAGTCTCTCAGATGGAATCTGTAATCAAAACGGGTCGCGAGCTTCTTGCTAAGGCGACACCTGATGATGCATCTGCTATAGGATCACAGCTTGCTGAAATAAATAATCTTTGGGACACGGTAACCAAGTTGTCCTCTGACAAGACTGAACGACTCCAAGAAGCCCTCAGAGAGGCTGAACGCCTTCACAAGGCAGTTCACGTACTTCTGGAGTGGCTGAGTGATGCTGAGATGAAGCTGAGATTCGCTGGACAGTTGCCGGAAGACGAACAGGAGAGCAGGAATCAGTTGATGGAACACGAAAAGTTCTTGCGTGAATTAAGCaccaaagaaattgaaaaagatcaAACATTGGAGCTGGCTCACGTGATTCTTGCAAAGGCACACCCTGATGGAGCTTTGGTTATCAAACACTGGATCACGATCATTCAGTCCAGATGGGAGGAGGTTTCCACCTGGGCCCAACAAAGGAATCAAAGATTGGAGAATCATATGCGAGGACTTCAG GACCTCGACAATCTTCTGGAAGAACTACTGTCATGGTTAGAAGGTTTGGAGAACACTCTCAACGCTCTTGAAGCTGAGCCTTTACCAGACGATAAAGCTACTTTAGAAATGCTGATTGTGGATCACAGAGAATTTATGGAGAACACCAGTCGAAGACAGAACGAAGTTGACCGCGTCTGCAAAGCCAGACAGATCAAATCTGCGAAAGATACGATGAAGATAACGAAGGCTAAGTCACCTGCTCCAAC CCGAGCCAGCCCAGGCCGTGAGAGAACACCCGATTTGTTGCCGCACATCGGCCCACGGTTTCCACCCAAAGGAAG CAAAGGTGCCGAACCGGAGTTCCGTAGTCCCAGAGTAAAACTGCTGTGGGACAGGTGGAGACACGTTTGGATGTTGGCGTGGGAACGTCAACGTCGTTTACAGGATAAGTATAATTATATCCAAGAACTGGACCGTGTCGCAAACTTCAGCTGGGAGGATTGGCGCAAGAGA TTCCTGAAATTCATGAACCACAAAAAGTCCAGATTAACAGATCTCTTCAGGAAAATGGATAAGAATAACGACGGACTGATTCCACGCGAGGACTTCATTCAAGGAATCATGAACACCA AATTCGAGACTTCACGGTTAGAAATGGGAGCGGTCGCAGATTTGTTCGATCGCCACGGTGAAGGATTGATAGATTGGAAAGAATTCATCGCGGCTCTAAGACCAGACTGGGAGGAACgcagaacgtataacgacacTGACAAGATTCACGATGAAGTGAAACGATTGGTGATGCTTTGTACTTGTCGCCAGAAATTCCGTGTATTTCAAGTTGGCGAAGGAAAATATAGG TTTGGAGACAGTCAAAAGTTGCGGTTGGTTCGGATTCTACGATCGACCGTGATGGTACGAGTCGGTGGTGGATGGGTAGCATTGGacgaatttctattaaaaaatgatCCTTGCCGCG TTTTTCTAATGCCGATACCGGACCCTAACAAACCGGAACAACATGAGGGTTGGTGTCCGCTCG CCAAGGGAAGAACGAATATCGAGCTGCGAGAACAATTCATATTGGCGGATGGCGTCAGCCAGACAATGACGGCGTTCAGATCGAAACCGAGCCCAACCTCGACGCTGCAGCGTACGCCAATCTCATCCGCGAATGCCGGACCCATCACCAAG GTGAGAGAACGCAGCGCTCGCAGCGTTCCCATGGGACAATCACGAGCATCGCGCTCTTCGTTGAGCGCTGGAACGCCGGACAGCCTAAGCGACAACGAGAGCTCCTTCAAGCTTGGCTCCGCCAGAAAAACAAGTACACCCTACAGAAGCTCTATGACACCGG GCGGTAGTCGACCATCGAGTAGACCAACTTCGAGACCAACGTCCAGACCAACCAGTAGACCCGGAAGTAGGCCCGCATCCAGGCAAGGAAGCAAACCACCGAGTCGCTATGGTTCCACACAGTCGTTAGATAGTACTG ATGATTCGACAAATGTGAGCCGCATTCCACGCAGAACGGCTGTGAGCACGACAGGCAATACTCCCACTTCTAGCAGACACAATAGCGTGTCGGGAAAGCGCTTATCGGTGAACGGTTCGAGCTCACGACCTCGAACGCCCACCGGCCTGGTTAGTCCTGCCAGTGGTGTTCCAGCGAG gtTTGGCACGATCCATAGAGCTTCGAGCATTCCAACCCTGACTGGTGTCGGCACACCGATCAG AACAAGGACACCGTCCAGTGGATCGAGCACGCCACTGCCGCCTTCTTTGAAGCTATCGAGGAAACCTTCTGGAGCATCGGATACGTCCGTATCGACCACACCGGCCACTAAACGAAAAGGCAAACCAACGCCGATCGACCAACGGGCGCCATTCCGATTGTAG